Proteins encoded together in one bacterium window:
- a CDS encoding molybdate ABC transporter permease subunit produces the protein MTALTPADLDAIALSLKVAATAMLVSLPVAFGVALLLARGRFPGRSLLDAVVHLPLVLPPVATGYVLLILLGRNGPLGRPLAEMGIVL, from the coding sequence GTGACCGCCCTGACTCCCGCCGATCTGGACGCGATCGCCCTGTCGTTGAAGGTGGCGGCGACGGCGATGCTGGTCTCGCTGCCCGTGGCGTTCGGTGTCGCCCTGCTGCTGGCGCGGGGGCGGTTTCCCGGCCGCTCGCTGCTCGATGCGGTGGTGCATCTGCCGCTGGTCCTGCCGCCGGTGGCGACGGGCTATGTCCTGCTGATCCTGCTCGGCCGCAACGGCCCGCTCGGCCGGCCGTTGGCGGAGATGGGCATCGTCCTGG